One genomic region from Vitis riparia cultivar Riparia Gloire de Montpellier isolate 1030 chromosome 17, EGFV_Vit.rip_1.0, whole genome shotgun sequence encodes:
- the LOC117904717 gene encoding uncharacterized protein LOC117904717: protein MSAFWAKLAAAIAAVFLLVSGFPASYASHPHAAGCDTSPWWVGGTRKIVAGRTGNSGCEGQISIYNKKVVPLRSLRSGTPSQPPAPTVNRSKSYRTKAPPPQIS from the exons ATGAGTGCTTTTTGGGCAAAGTTGGCTGCAGCAATAGCAGCAGTATTTCTTCTAGTGAGTGGTTTTCCGGCAAGTTATGCATCACACCCTCATGCTGCAG GCTGTGATACAAGTCCATGGTGGGTTGGTGGCACGAGGAAGATAGTTGCTGGCAGAACAGGTAACTCTGGATGTGAAGGGCAGATCAGCATTTACAACAAGAAAGTAGTGCCCTTGCGAAGCCTAAGATCAGGCACTCCATCTCAGCCACCAGCGCCAACAGTTAATCGCTCAAAATCATACCGCACTAAGGCGCCTCCTCCACAGATATCATAG
- the LOC117904706 gene encoding probable disease resistance protein At1g58602: protein MAEGFVNFFIQRLDSLLVQEAESFSGFEDEVLRIMGILREIGSFSAESGSAEEIDAVHSWVHELKGIINELDDSVDEFIIQMDAHNGSDQKVWIDSFRSELQKAGSRLAETVHRMRELDNSIKGEKGEDENFHGMDEGETSASSALKLQYTNLPYHLQICLTYCCIFPENYWINKGRLIRLFIAEGLIQGKAGEVIEDIAQENINELINLGMLQVVDHPGNGIKLVVPSHYREVCLHKIKEEKLITACPSSDSSFPLTVRCVSIHSDMKQVETVLNNVRTRSLFLFGKKGSSEENWDWLNHYGSKFLRVLDLEDSKIKHLPDEVGDLMHLRYLGLKKTHINELPERLGNLRALQTLDIRWCGNLTAVPKGVLNLLRLRHLKMFKSIGIGGMDVPKGIGRIKSLLTLTGIYAGDGIARELGSLIQLRRLGVMDVAEDDVSELFVSVMKMQELLCLSLQAKHAFHQGTLTLLETFVPPPLLRKLQLEGVLERIPNWLGLMERLTYLRLGYSHLSENPTSVLQLLPNLKILTLWQAFEAKHIGKEFCRAGGFPKLEDLTIASHGLEEWTELEEGAIPSLEFLHLHNCLRLRTLPEGLQFITTLKQLSLLPLLDDHEERLRPDGGEENYKIKHIPQVKFITMSAVNQIAMRSRGSEE, encoded by the coding sequence ATGGCTGAGGGTTTTGTGAACTTCTTCATACAGAGATTGGATTCTCTATTAGTTCAGGAGGCAGAAAGCTTCTCTGGTTTTGAAGATGAAGTGCTGCGGATCATGGGCATACTCAGAGAGATTGGATCATTCTCTGCAGAATCAGGCAGTGCAGAAGAAATTGATGCTGTTCATAGTTGGGTGCATGAGCTAAAAGGTATAATCAATGAATTGGATGATTCTGTTGACGAGTTCATAATTCAGATGGATGCTCACAACGGGTCTGATCAGAAGGTGTGGATTGATAGCTTCAGAAGTGAGTTGCAGAAGGCAGGTTCTCGTCTAGCTGAAACTGTCCATAGAATGAGAGAACTCGACAATTCAATTAAAGGGGAGAAGGGAGAAGACGAAAACTTTCATGGGATGGATGAAGGTGAGACATCTGCTTCTTCTGCACTCAAATTACAGTACACAAATTTGCCATATCACCTTCAAATTTGTTTAACCTATTGCTGTATCTTCCCTGAGAATTATTGGATTAATAAAGGGAGACTGATCCGGCTATTCATAGCCGAAGGTCTGATACAAGGAAAAGCAGGAGAGGTTATAGAGGATATAGCTCAGGAGAATATAAATGAACTGATCAACCTGGGAATGCTTCAAGTAGTAGATCATCCTGGCAATGGAATCAAGTTAGTGGTACCCTCTCATTACAGAGAAGTCTGTCTTCacaaaataaaggaagaaaagCTCATTACTGCATGTCCCAGTTCAGATTCCAGTTTCCCCCTAACTGTTCGCTGTGTTTCAATCCATTCTGACATGAAACAAGTTGAAACTGTCTTGAATAATGTCCGAACTAGATCTTTGTTCCTGTTTGGTAAAAAAGGCTCTTCTGAAGAAAATTGGGATTGGCTAAATCATTACGGGTCAAAATTTTTGCGGGTGCTGGATCTGGAAGATTCCAAGATCAAGCACTTGCCAGATGAGGTGGGAGACTTGATGCACCTGAGGTATCTGGGTCTGAAAAAGACACATATAAATGAGCTTCCTGAGAGACTCGGAAATCTGCGAGCCCTGCAAACTTTGGACATCAGATGGTGTGGAAATCTAACAGCAGTGCCAAAAGGGGTCCTAAATCTTCTGCGATTAAGACACCTCAAAATGTTCAAGAGCATAGGCATTGGTGGAATGGATGTACCAAAAGGGATAGGAAGAATTAAAAGCCTCCTAACCCTTACTGGCATATATGCTGGTGATGGCATAGCCAGAGAGTTAGGCAGCTTGATTCAGCTTAGAAGATTGGGAGTGATGGATGTCGCTGAAGATGATGTAAGTGAGCTATTTGTCTCAGTTATGAAGATGCAGGAACTGTTATGCTTGTCTCTCCAAGCAAAACACGCTTTTCACCAAGGAACACTTACACTATTGGAAACCTTCGTGCCACCACCACTTCTTAGGAAACTTCAGCTAGAAGGGGTCCTTGAAAGGATTCCCAACTGGCTTGGCCTGATGGAAAGACTTACCTACCTGAGGTTAGGTTACTCTCATCTGTCTGAGAACCCAACTTCTGTACTTCAGCTCCTacccaatttgaaaattttgaccTTATGGCAAGCTTTTGAAGCAAAGCATATAGGGAAAGAGTTTTGCAGGGCTGGTGGGTTCCCCAAGCTTGAGGATCTCACTATTGCTTCTCATGGTCTAGAGGAATGGACAGAACTTGAAGAGGGAGCAATACCAAGCTTGGAGTTCCTCCACTTGCATAACTGTTTGCGACTGAGGACGCTCCCTGAAGGGTTGCAGTTCATCACTACATTGAAGCAGTTAAGTTTGCTACCTTTGCTTGATGATCATGAAGAGAGGTTGAGACCTGATGGAGGAGAAGAGAATTACAAGATCAAACACATTCCGCAGGTAAAATTTATCACTATGTCTGCAGTGAATCAGATCGCTATGCGTTCAAGAGGTAGTGAAGAATGA
- the LOC117904707 gene encoding putative pentatricopeptide repeat-containing protein At1g64310 encodes MKLQILRLPQFSKLLFELSKIHQSLPRTKKLHAFIIRNHLSDDPFYATRILRFYAINSDLYSARNLFDGTSHRSVYLWNSVIRAYAGEHQFDDALLLFAKMLRTEIKPDSFTFACVLRACAENFDPDRLRVVHGGVVVSGLGFDSICSSALVTAYSKLCMVDEASRVFYGMAEPDLVLWNAMAAGYGYCGFWDKGLQLFSAMRSMGEQPDSYTMVGLISGLADPSLLGIGKGIHGFCLKSSFDCNAHVGSALVSMYSRCHCLNSAYGVFTILSQPDLVTWSALITGLSKSGDYEKALLFFRKMNMEGKRVDPILIASVLAASGQSAILGPGSEIHGYVLRHGLESEVMISSALIDMYSKCGFVNLGVRVFDSMPNRNTVSYNSMILGLGIHGLASQAFKMFEEVLEKGFKPDESTFSALLCTCCHAGLVKDGREIFSRMTEEFHIQARTEHYVHMVKLLGMAGELQEAYDLILSLQQPADSGIWGALLSCCNFHGNSELAEIVAQQLFENKPEKSAYGVMLSNIYAGDERWDDVKKLRDDIQEAGIKKMPGLSWIGVGRI; translated from the coding sequence ATGAAACTTCAAATATTGAGGCTCCCGCAATTCTCTAAGCTCCTCTTTGAACTCTCAAAGATTCATCAATCCTTACCCAGAACCAAAAAATTACATGCCTTCATAATCAGGAACCACCTCTCAGATGACCCATTTTATGCTACTAGAATCCTCAGATTCTATGCTATTAACAGTGATCTTTACTCTGCCCGTAACCTGTTCGATGGAACTTCTCATAGAAGCGTCTACCTTTGGAATTCTGTTATCAGAGCTTATGCAGGAGAGCATCAATTTGATGATGCATTGTTGCTGTTTGCAAAGATGCTTAGAACAGAAATCAAACCTGATAGCTTCACCTTTGCATGTGTTTTGCGGGCGTGTGCTGAAAATTTTGATCCAGATAGATTGAGAGTGGTACATGGAGGAGTTGTGGTTTCCGGGTTAGGATTTGACTCAATTTGTAGTAGTGCACTGGTGACTGCCTATTCAAAACTATGCATGGTTGATGAAGCAAGTAGGGTATTCTATGGAATGGCAGAGCCGGATTTAGTTTTGTGGAATGCAATGGCTGCTGGTTATGGTTATTGTGGATTCTGGGATAAAGGGCTGCAACTGTTTAGTGCAATGCGAAGCATGGGGGAGCAGCCAGATAGTTACACTATGGTAGGATTGATCTCAGGCTTAGCAGATCCAAGCTTGCTTGGAATAGGAAAAGGAATTCATGgtttttgtttgaaaagtaGTTTTGATTGTAATGCTCATGTGGGCAGTGCACTTGTGAGCATGTACTCAAGATGTCATTGCTTAAATTCAGCATATGGAGTTTTTACCATTTTATCTCAACCTGATTTAGTTACATGGTCGGCTTTGATAACTGGATTGTCCAAGAGTGGAGACTATGAGAAAGCACTGCTCTTCTTCAGGAAAATGAATATGGAAGGTAAAAGGGTGGATCCCATATTGATTGCTAGTGTACTGGCAGCTTCTGGTCAATCAGCAATTTTAGGGCCTGGTAGTGAGATTCATGGATATGTTCTCCGACATGGGCTTGAGTCTGAAGTCATGATTTCCTCTGCTCTCATTGACATGTACTCTAAGTGTGGTTTTGTAAACTTGGGAGTTAGGGTATTTGACTCCATGCCTAACCGAAATACAGTGTCCTACAATTCGATGATTTTAGGTCTTGGAATACATGGACTTGCCTCACAGGCCTTCAAAATGTTTGAAGAGGTATTAGAGAAAGGATTTAAACCTGATGAATCCACCTTCTCTGCTCTGCTCTGTACTTGCTGTCATGCTGGCCTTGTTAAAGATGGAAGGGAAATTTTCAGTAGAATGACAGAAGAGTTTCACATCCAAGCTAGAACTGAGCATTATGTTCACATGGTAAAGCTTCTTGGAATGGCTGGAGAGTTGCAAGAGGCTTATGATCTTATCCTGTCATTGCAGCAACCAGCAGATTCTGGCATTTGGGGAGCACTGTTGTCATGCTGCAATTTTCATGGAAATTCTGAGCTGGCTGAAATTGTGGCTCAGCAGCTCTTTGAAAATAAACCAGAGAAAAGTGCATACGGAGTAATGCTTTCCAATATATATGCTGGTGATGAGAGATGGGATGATGTGAAGAAGTTGAGAGATGATATTCAAGAAGCGGGAATAAAGAAAATGCCGGGGCTTAGCTGGATTGGAGTTGGTCGTATCTAA
- the LOC117904713 gene encoding uncharacterized protein LOC117904713, whose translation MRSTPLGLASHQIRPFTLPSVQVSLHCLPRAPLNLKLYPKTPSPSRFHPITAKAQHTHLSTHQTRTQDDGIPVDLVKILVKFKSRHNYIRVLEVSRKADHPFAGSRLLLLDGPGNIHSISFLLKSFTDTYFDVLATLPAILPPGPLGILGFGAGSAARLILETYPQVVVHGWELDPSVIEVGREYFGLSKLEKEHPDRLFIYIGNALNASVRNGFSGILVDLFCKGSLIPELQDPGTWEKLRKRLRKGGRIMVNVGGSCVEAEDSRRDGKVVMEESLKAMHKVFGDQVFVLNLGNRKEDSSIALTGELPDLDEWKKALPRSLRYYVDMWTPVSS comes from the coding sequence ATGAGATCAACTCCTCTCGGGTTGGCTTCCCATCAAATTCGACCGTTTACCTTGCCCTCAGTTCAAGTTTCCCTCCATTGTCTCCCCAGGGCTCCTCTAAACCTCAAACTCTATCCCAAAACCCCATCTCCAAGTCGCTTCCACCCAATAACAGCCAAAGCCCAACACACCCACCTCTCCACCCACCAAACCAGGACCCAGGACGATGGCATCCCAGTCGACCTCGTTAAAATCCTTGTGAAATTCAAGTCCAGACACAACTACATCAGGGTTCTAGAAGTTTCTAGAAAGGCCGACCACCCATTTGCCGGCTCTAGACTCCTCCTCCTGGATGGTCCCGGAAACATTCACAGCATATCTTTCCTATTGAAATCGTTCACAGATACTTACTTCGATGTCTTGGCGACATTACCGGCCATTCTGCCTCCTGGGCCATTGGGAATTCTTGGTTTTGGGGCAGGCTCTGCAGCTCGTTTGATCCTAGAAACCTATCCACAAGTAGTGGTTCATGGGTGGGAGCTTGACCCGTCTGTGATTGAAGTGGGTAGAGAGTATTTTGGCCTTTCGAAGCTTGAAAAAGAGCATCCAGATAGGCTTTTCATCTACATTGGTAATGCGTTGAATGCAAGTGTTAGAAATGGGTTTTCGGGGATTttggttgatttgttttgtaaGGGTAGTTTGATACCGGAGCTTCAGGATCCAGGGACTTGGGAGAAGTTGAGGAAGAGGTTGAGGAAGGGTGGGAGGATTATGGTTAATGTTGGAGGGAGTTGTGTTGAGGCAGAGGATTCAAGGAGAGATGGGAAGGTGGTAATGGAGGAATCATTGAAGGCAATGCATAAGGTCTTTGGTGATCAGGTTTTTGTTTTGAATCTCGGGAACAGGAAGGAGGATAGCTCCATTGCTCTCACCGGCGAATTGCCCGATCTTGATGAATGGAAGAAAGCTCTTCCCCGATCTTTAAGGTACTATGTGGATATGTGGACACCCGTCAGTTCCTAG